A genomic stretch from Sphingomonas sp. HDW15A includes:
- a CDS encoding UrcA family protein gives MTKFTIFALAALSSGLLISPSVAAESSVRIIEVADLDLASPTGQHQFQTRATRAAIELCGEASNVDLSGRNDVRQCRDDVIAQANQQREVRLASRSAGPIRVAAR, from the coding sequence ATGACCAAGTTCACAATTTTCGCGCTGGCTGCTCTAAGCTCAGGCCTGCTAATTTCGCCTTCCGTTGCCGCCGAGTCCTCGGTGCGCATCATCGAAGTTGCGGATCTCGATCTCGCAAGCCCGACTGGCCAGCATCAGTTCCAAACGCGAGCGACGCGCGCCGCGATCGAACTGTGCGGTGAAGCGTCGAACGTTGACCTAAGCGGCCGCAATGACGTCCGCCAGTGTCGCGACGATGTCATTGCGCAAGCCAACCAACAGCGCGAGGTCAGGCTCGCGTCTCGTAGCGCGGGCCCGATCCGAGTGGCAGCGCGCTGA
- a CDS encoding GFA family protein: protein MPEPPVPALDCNCSICSATGFLHIIVPHDQFELESGEDALTSYRFGSGAANHLFCSVCGIKSFYQPRSHPDAWSVNAHCLEQPVDLAIERFDGRDWARAKAALDEEEAAG from the coding sequence TTGCCGGAGCCGCCCGTTCCCGCATTGGACTGCAATTGCTCGATCTGCAGCGCGACCGGCTTTCTTCATATCATTGTTCCACATGACCAGTTCGAACTGGAGAGCGGCGAGGATGCGTTGACTAGCTACCGCTTCGGCAGTGGTGCGGCCAACCACCTGTTCTGTTCGGTCTGCGGGATAAAGAGCTTTTACCAGCCGCGCAGTCATCCCGATGCGTGGAGCGTCAACGCGCATTGCCTCGAACAGCCGGTCGACCTCGCAATCGAACGGTTTGACGGACGCGACTGGGCGCGCGCCAAAGCGGCCCTCGACGAGGAAGAAGCCGCTGGCTAG
- the alr gene encoding alanine racemase yields the protein MTHRALCLRLDAHALQSNWRWLQRQGGAPAGAAVKADGYGLGAVEVTRRLAQAGCRDFFVSTWAEAEALGPLGQGVSLIVLHGVGTNDCEAALSGTARPVLNTPRQVARWKEIAPGKPCDVMIDTGMNRLGIRTDELDVLDGVDVATLMSHLASADEESGLNQAQLERFRAVRAAVPAKRYSLANSAGICLGTDYGFDLTRPGLALYGGIPRTEAEGHIAQVAFPEAEVIQRRIVRAGESVGYGATWVANSDTEVGVANIGYADGYLRCFAGAGSVMAHGKVLPLVGRVSMDLIAFDCSNAPDLAEGDWVTVDYDLPAASQSSGLSQYELLTGLSQRFERRWISAAS from the coding sequence GTGACTCACCGCGCCCTTTGCCTTCGCCTCGACGCCCACGCCCTCCAGTCCAACTGGCGCTGGCTTCAGCGGCAAGGTGGTGCACCAGCTGGAGCGGCGGTAAAAGCAGATGGGTACGGGCTCGGCGCTGTCGAAGTCACCAGAAGGTTGGCGCAGGCAGGTTGCCGCGATTTCTTCGTTTCCACTTGGGCTGAGGCAGAGGCGCTCGGGCCGCTGGGCCAGGGCGTGTCGCTGATTGTCCTTCATGGTGTCGGTACTAACGACTGCGAGGCGGCCTTGTCCGGCACCGCCCGCCCTGTGCTGAATACGCCGCGTCAAGTCGCGCGATGGAAGGAAATTGCGCCGGGAAAACCCTGCGACGTGATGATCGACACGGGAATGAACCGCCTCGGCATCCGAACCGATGAATTGGATGTCCTTGACGGGGTCGATGTCGCGACGCTGATGAGTCATCTCGCCTCAGCCGATGAGGAGAGCGGCCTCAACCAGGCCCAGCTCGAGCGGTTCCGCGCGGTTCGCGCAGCCGTCCCGGCGAAGCGATATTCACTGGCGAACAGCGCGGGCATTTGTCTAGGCACGGATTATGGCTTCGACCTGACGCGGCCCGGCTTGGCGCTTTATGGCGGGATTCCGCGGACGGAGGCGGAAGGCCACATCGCGCAGGTAGCATTCCCGGAGGCCGAGGTCATTCAGCGGCGGATCGTTCGAGCCGGCGAAAGTGTCGGCTATGGCGCGACCTGGGTAGCGAATTCGGATACGGAAGTCGGGGTCGCCAATATCGGTTACGCCGATGGCTACCTGCGCTGCTTTGCCGGCGCCGGCTCCGTCATGGCCCACGGAAAAGTCCTGCCGCTCGTCGGCCGCGTTTCGATGGACCTGATCGCCTTCGATTGCTCGAATGCGCCGGACCTCGCCGAGGGCGATTGGGTGACGGTCGATTACGATCTTCCGGCGGCTTCGCAATCCTCCGGCCTTTCGCAATATGAATTGCTGACCGGCCTCAGCCAGCGGTTCGAGCGGCGTTGGATTTCGGCGGCTTCATGA
- the nth gene encoding endonuclease III, whose product MKKADAFEFFRRLAESNPSPETELEYVNPYTLLVAVALSAQATDVSVNKATRTLFAKVRDPKAMLELGEAALRDQIKTIGLFNTKAKNVIAAAQILVDEYGGEVPRDRQALEKLPGVGRKTANVVLNTAFGQPTIAVDTHIFRVANRTGLARGKTPLAVELKLEKVVPEPFLHGAHHWLILHGRYICKARLPECWRCPVVDLCAYKAKVMKPPKSNAARTAG is encoded by the coding sequence ATGAAGAAGGCGGACGCGTTCGAATTCTTCCGGCGCCTGGCGGAATCCAATCCGTCGCCGGAGACCGAACTGGAATATGTGAACCCCTACACGCTGCTCGTCGCGGTCGCGCTCAGCGCGCAGGCGACCGACGTCAGCGTAAACAAGGCCACGCGCACCCTGTTCGCCAAAGTCCGCGACCCCAAGGCAATGCTGGAACTTGGCGAGGCCGCCCTTCGCGACCAGATCAAGACGATCGGCCTTTTCAATACCAAGGCGAAGAACGTCATCGCTGCTGCGCAAATCCTGGTCGACGAATATGGCGGCGAAGTTCCGAGGGACCGCCAAGCCCTCGAAAAGCTTCCGGGTGTCGGCCGCAAGACGGCGAACGTCGTGCTCAACACAGCTTTTGGACAGCCGACCATTGCAGTCGACACGCATATCTTCCGGGTTGCGAACCGCACCGGCCTTGCACGCGGCAAGACTCCGCTGGCGGTGGAGCTGAAGTTGGAGAAAGTGGTTCCCGAGCCGTTCCTCCACGGAGCGCACCACTGGCTGATCCTTCACGGCCGTTACATCTGCAAGGCACGGTTGCCGGAATGCTGGCGCTGCCCTGTCGTCGACCTGTGCGCCTACAAGGCGAAGGTCATGAAGCCGCCGAAATCCAACGCCGCTCGAACCGCTGGCTGA
- the dapB gene encoding 4-hydroxy-tetrahydrodipicolinate reductase, with product MRTDQQPIRIALFAPEGRMGRVIAEAASSDPNFTIDAEHGDVLVDFSSPDGLRGSIDRAISAGIPLLVGTTGLGEGHDSLIADAAKIIPVLKAANTSLGIALLDDLVERAARILGQDDWDVEIVEAHHRMKADAPSGTALHLGSAVERGRDMDAKEELGRCGTGLARETGSIGYSAVRGGTVAGDHDVLFLGPEERLILSHRAESRSIFARGALAAARFLVGKPAGLYSMRDVIDAR from the coding sequence ATGCGCACAGACCAGCAGCCGATCCGCATAGCCTTGTTCGCGCCTGAGGGACGGATGGGCCGGGTCATCGCCGAAGCAGCATCATCTGATCCAAATTTTACGATCGATGCCGAGCATGGTGACGTGCTCGTCGATTTTTCGTCGCCAGACGGGCTTCGGGGGAGCATCGACCGAGCGATCAGCGCCGGCATTCCGCTGCTCGTCGGCACGACAGGCCTCGGCGAAGGTCACGACAGCCTGATCGCAGACGCCGCGAAAATCATTCCTGTCCTCAAGGCAGCAAACACGTCTCTCGGGATCGCACTGCTGGACGACCTGGTCGAGCGCGCGGCACGAATTCTCGGGCAGGACGATTGGGACGTCGAAATCGTCGAGGCGCATCATCGCATGAAAGCCGACGCGCCATCGGGCACTGCACTTCATCTTGGCAGCGCAGTGGAGCGGGGGCGCGATATGGATGCCAAAGAAGAACTCGGCCGCTGCGGCACCGGGCTGGCGCGAGAGACCGGCAGCATCGGCTATTCAGCGGTTCGCGGTGGAACCGTCGCTGGCGATCACGACGTTTTGTTCCTGGGTCCGGAAGAACGACTGATCCTGTCGCATCGCGCCGAGAGCCGATCCATTTTCGCCCGCGGGGCACTTGCCGCCGCCCGTTTCCTCGTTGGAAAGCCGGCCGGCCTCTACAGCATGCGGGACGTCATCGACGCGCGATGA
- a CDS encoding thioesterase family protein → MADTTFHYPIGIRADDIDHMGHVNNSVYLKWVQDAVVKFWETVAPPEAVARHLWIALAHEIQYRRPTFLDDVVVADVIAERVAGAKAMFTTVIKRGEEVLAEVKSTWCCLDAVTKRPARLARDVAGRFLPKE, encoded by the coding sequence ATGGCCGATACGACCTTCCATTACCCGATCGGCATTCGTGCCGACGACATCGACCATATGGGTCATGTCAATAACAGCGTGTACCTGAAGTGGGTCCAGGACGCTGTCGTCAAATTCTGGGAGACCGTCGCGCCGCCGGAGGCCGTTGCCCGGCACCTTTGGATCGCGCTTGCGCACGAGATCCAGTATCGGCGCCCGACCTTTCTCGATGACGTGGTCGTCGCCGATGTGATCGCCGAACGCGTCGCAGGCGCAAAAGCCATGTTCACGACGGTCATCAAGCGCGGTGAGGAAGTTCTCGCTGAGGTCAAATCGACCTGGTGCTGCCTCGACGCGGTGACCAAGCGCCCCGCCCGCCTCGCACGTGATGTAGCCGGCCGCTTCCTGCCCAAGGAATAA
- the cobB gene encoding Sir2 family NAD+-dependent deacetylase: MHGTPENIVILTGAGISAESGLNTFRAADGLWEDHRVEDVATPDAFARDPALVHRFYDARRARLAEVEPNAAHVALARLDAEWPGDLLIVTQNVDDLHERAGARRLLHMHGELMSGWCLSCDEKFGWTGDMGEGAACPVCTSPGAVRPNIVWFGEMPYEMDRIEQALMGADLFVSIGTSGAVYPAAGFVQTARYRGAHTLEINLEPSQGSIFFDERRFGPAGVEVPKWVGELLQSAQSRPMSS; encoded by the coding sequence TTGCACGGAACCCCAGAAAATATTGTCATTCTGACCGGCGCTGGAATCAGTGCGGAGAGCGGTCTCAACACGTTCCGGGCCGCCGACGGATTATGGGAAGATCATCGAGTCGAGGATGTCGCGACCCCGGACGCCTTCGCGCGCGACCCGGCGCTGGTCCATCGCTTCTACGACGCGCGTCGCGCCCGGCTCGCAGAAGTCGAGCCCAACGCCGCACATGTTGCTCTGGCTCGCCTCGACGCCGAGTGGCCGGGAGATCTCCTTATCGTGACGCAGAACGTCGATGACCTTCACGAGCGGGCCGGGGCCAGGCGCCTTTTGCACATGCATGGCGAATTGATGAGCGGTTGGTGTCTGTCGTGCGACGAGAAGTTTGGCTGGACGGGGGATATGGGGGAGGGCGCGGCCTGCCCAGTCTGCACGAGCCCGGGGGCGGTCAGGCCGAACATCGTCTGGTTCGGCGAGATGCCCTACGAGATGGACCGGATCGAGCAGGCCCTTATGGGCGCTGACCTCTTCGTCTCGATCGGTACGTCTGGCGCTGTCTATCCGGCCGCCGGCTTCGTCCAGACTGCCCGCTACCGCGGTGCGCACACGCTCGAAATCAACCTCGAGCCAAGCCAGGGGAGCATCTTCTTCGATGAGCGGCGCTTCGGCCCAGCGGGAGTCGAGGTGCCGAAGTGGGTAGGCGAGTTACTTCAGTCGGCCCAGTCGAGGCCGATGTCCTCGTAG
- the era gene encoding GTPase Era encodes MTQRCGLVAVIGAPNAGKSTLVNALVGQKVAIVSHKAQTTRARLMGIALDGESQMLLVDTPGIFAPSRRLDRAMVKAAWEGAEDADRLVLVIDSSVKLGSKAEQVMAGLEGRSEPLVLVLNKVDLANKGNLLGLAQSLAGRLEPEEIFMVSASTGDGVAELKHHLAKAMPVGPWHYPEDQLTDATDRMVAAELTREQLYLQLHAELPYAAAVTTEKWEDRKDGSAVIHQQILVERDSQKAIVVGKGGSRLKAIGQAAREAIGDHLGRKVHLFLHVKVAPRWGEDRGLYEDIGLDWAD; translated from the coding sequence TTGACACAGCGATGCGGACTTGTCGCCGTGATCGGCGCTCCGAACGCCGGCAAGTCGACCCTCGTCAACGCCCTCGTTGGCCAGAAAGTGGCGATCGTCAGCCACAAGGCGCAGACCACCCGCGCGCGGCTGATGGGCATCGCCCTCGACGGCGAATCGCAGATGCTGCTGGTCGATACACCCGGGATATTCGCGCCATCGCGGCGACTCGACCGGGCGATGGTCAAGGCCGCATGGGAGGGAGCGGAAGACGCCGACCGGTTAGTCCTCGTCATCGACTCATCCGTCAAGCTCGGGAGCAAGGCGGAACAGGTCATGGCCGGCCTTGAGGGACGAAGCGAACCGCTCGTCCTTGTGCTCAACAAGGTCGATCTCGCCAATAAAGGCAATTTGCTTGGCCTAGCCCAATCCCTCGCCGGCCGGCTCGAACCGGAAGAGATTTTCATGGTATCCGCCTCGACCGGCGACGGCGTGGCCGAGTTGAAGCACCATCTTGCCAAGGCGATGCCGGTCGGACCTTGGCACTACCCAGAAGACCAGTTGACCGATGCGACCGACCGTATGGTCGCTGCAGAGCTGACCCGCGAGCAGCTCTATCTCCAGCTCCATGCCGAACTGCCCTATGCAGCGGCCGTGACGACAGAGAAATGGGAGGACCGCAAAGACGGATCAGCGGTCATCCATCAGCAGATCCTTGTCGAGCGCGACAGTCAGAAAGCAATCGTCGTCGGCAAGGGGGGATCGCGCCTCAAGGCGATCGGGCAGGCCGCCCGCGAGGCCATCGGCGATCATCTCGGCCGCAAGGTTCACCTGTTCCTGCACGTGAAAGTTGCTCCGCGCTGGGGCGAGGATCGCGGACTCTACGAGGACATCGGCCTCGACTGGGCCGACTGA
- the rnc gene encoding ribonuclease III: MSPLGDFIEQALGHRPSNTALFEQALTHGSHGGTSYERLEFLGDRVLGLVMAAWLYERFPDEEEGMMSRRYNTLVARETCADVGRAIGVPAQIRLGKQAREDRATGSDNVVGDVVEGLIGALFLDGGLEKAKAFIRNQWTPFLDNQRQAPLHPKSGLQELAAAKNWGIPVYETIGRSGAHHAPTFRVRVTVRGGGESEAEGSSKQDAETAAAAALLEKLKN; this comes from the coding sequence ATGAGCCCGCTTGGCGACTTCATTGAGCAGGCGCTCGGCCATCGTCCTTCGAATACGGCCCTGTTCGAGCAGGCGCTGACTCATGGCAGCCATGGCGGCACTAGCTACGAGCGGCTGGAGTTCCTGGGCGACCGCGTGCTCGGCCTAGTGATGGCGGCCTGGCTCTATGAGCGCTTCCCGGACGAAGAAGAAGGCATGATGAGCCGGCGTTACAACACGCTGGTTGCGCGCGAGACTTGCGCCGACGTCGGCCGCGCAATTGGCGTCCCTGCGCAAATCCGCCTGGGCAAGCAGGCGCGCGAGGATCGCGCAACCGGCAGTGACAATGTGGTCGGCGACGTCGTCGAGGGCCTGATTGGCGCGTTATTCCTCGATGGCGGTCTAGAGAAGGCGAAGGCTTTCATCAGAAACCAGTGGACGCCGTTTCTCGACAACCAGCGGCAAGCACCGCTGCATCCCAAGTCCGGATTGCAGGAGCTTGCTGCAGCGAAGAACTGGGGGATCCCGGTTTATGAAACTATCGGCCGCTCCGGTGCGCACCATGCTCCGACGTTCCGGGTGCGCGTGACGGTCCGCGGCGGCGGCGAGTCCGAGGCCGAGGGCTCGTCCAAGCAGGATGCGGAAACCGCTGCCGCGGCCGCCCTTCTCGAGAAGCTGAAAAATTGA
- the lepB gene encoding signal peptidase I, translated as MDETTRPADSREAAQSGRRAWLDSIRFLFLLALAAWVLRSLIVAPFSIPTGSMMPTMLPGDYLFVSKWPYGYSRFSFPGQIPAFEGRIFERLPERGDVVIFKRPSAEAADWVKRVIGLPGDRIALNGGVLFINGKRVTRESRGELELPASRNIQCGIDETSTCRYPAFVETLPNGRSYVTFDQTPFAPRDNFGPVTVPPGHLFLLGDNRDDSSDSRFTLAEGGIGMVPLDRVIGRAAFSFWSTDGSASYWKPWTWFSALRSNRIGQGFQP; from the coding sequence ATGGATGAGACCACCCGACCTGCCGACAGTCGCGAAGCGGCTCAATCCGGCAGACGAGCCTGGCTTGACTCGATCCGCTTTCTTTTCCTGCTCGCTCTTGCAGCCTGGGTGTTGAGAAGCCTGATCGTTGCTCCTTTCAGTATCCCGACCGGATCAATGATGCCGACGATGCTCCCGGGCGACTATCTGTTCGTCTCGAAATGGCCCTACGGCTATTCGCGCTTCAGCTTCCCAGGGCAGATTCCGGCATTTGAGGGACGCATCTTCGAACGGCTTCCCGAGCGCGGCGACGTTGTGATCTTCAAGCGACCCAGCGCCGAAGCGGCCGATTGGGTCAAGCGCGTCATCGGCCTGCCCGGCGATCGTATTGCGCTTAATGGCGGCGTGCTGTTCATCAACGGCAAACGGGTTACCCGAGAGAGTCGTGGCGAACTCGAACTCCCCGCGAGCCGCAATATTCAGTGCGGAATCGACGAAACGTCGACATGCCGCTACCCGGCCTTTGTGGAGACACTACCCAATGGCCGCAGCTACGTGACGTTTGACCAGACACCTTTCGCTCCGCGCGACAACTTCGGCCCCGTGACGGTTCCGCCCGGCCATCTGTTCCTCCTCGGCGACAATCGCGACGACAGCTCCGATAGCCGCTTCACGCTCGCCGAAGGAGGGATCGGAATGGTTCCCCTTGACCGGGTGATCGGCCGCGCCGCCTTCTCCTTCTGGTCGACTGATGGAAGCGCCAGCTACTGGAAGCCGTGGACCTGGTTCAGCGCGCTCCGGTCAAACCGCATCGGCCAGGGATTCCAGCCATGA
- a CDS encoding pepsin/retropepsin-like aspartic protease family protein, with protein MSRTILPAVALFFHASSGAEPLIVDHGRLFVPMTVNGQQTEALLDSGAEMTVIDPVLARRAGILAGAQVEMKGTGATSAKANFAHDVRIAAIGVDLGPKDVVVLDLSEVASRLIKRPTIAILGRDIFDSARLRIDLQQKDVRTLGKYEVPKGIALPLTGHKGIESIPVTVEGTAVAAELDFGNGSLPIVSRGIVNKLGLKVTGKNSAGGIGGAVDRETVVLPTLIVAGATFRDVTATVDEKDEGLMMNIGTTILRHFVVTTDFTGRAAYFEPVAGIR; from the coding sequence GTGAGCCGAACGATCCTTCCTGCCGTAGCCCTGTTTTTTCATGCTTCGTCCGGTGCGGAGCCGCTAATCGTTGATCATGGCCGGTTGTTCGTGCCGATGACCGTAAACGGCCAGCAGACCGAAGCATTACTCGACAGCGGTGCCGAGATGACGGTCATAGATCCGGTGCTGGCCCGCAGGGCCGGGATCTTGGCCGGAGCACAGGTCGAAATGAAGGGCACAGGCGCGACCAGCGCCAAAGCCAATTTTGCACATGACGTTCGGATCGCAGCAATTGGCGTCGATCTCGGACCGAAGGACGTCGTTGTGCTCGACCTGTCCGAGGTTGCTTCCCGGCTGATCAAGCGACCGACGATTGCCATCCTCGGCCGGGACATCTTCGACAGTGCGCGGTTACGGATCGATCTTCAGCAGAAGGATGTGCGGACACTGGGGAAATATGAAGTGCCCAAAGGGATCGCCCTGCCTCTGACTGGGCACAAGGGGATTGAGAGCATCCCTGTTACGGTCGAGGGGACCGCAGTCGCAGCTGAACTTGATTTCGGAAACGGAAGTCTGCCGATCGTCTCGCGCGGCATCGTCAACAAGCTAGGACTGAAGGTCACGGGTAAGAATAGCGCAGGAGGGATTGGTGGCGCTGTCGATCGCGAGACTGTTGTCCTACCAACCCTGATCGTCGCCGGCGCGACGTTTAGGGACGTTACAGCGACCGTCGATGAGAAGGACGAGGGCCTGATGATGAATATTGGGACGACTATCCTCCGCCACTTTGTTGTGACGACCGATTTCACCGGTCGAGCGGCCTATTTCGAACCTGTGGCGGGCATCCGATGA
- the gorA gene encoding glutathione-disulfide reductase, whose protein sequence is MSDFDLFVIGAGSGGVRAARIAAAHGAKVAVAEEYRIGGTCVIRGCVPKKLLVYGAHFAEDLNDAAMFGWDIKQCQFDWPVLRDNVLAEVDRLEGLYRQTLTNHGVTIFEERAVLTGPKSVRLASGREISADRILIATGARPHMPAIDGIEHALSSNEVFLLDQLPKRVVIAGGGYIANEFAGIFHQFGSQVTIVNRTDVILRGYDEQIRDRLLQISITKGIQFRFNAAFDRIEKREDGSLKLSMTGCDDLDADAVLFATGRVPNAQGLGLEEAGVTLGDNGQVKVNERAQTNVPSIFAIGDVTDRVQLTPVAIREGQAFADREFGNIDRTVDYSAIPSAVFSHPPLAGVGLTEGQARNKLGSVRVYTSDFRPMKNVLAGRNERSLYKLVVDEATDEVVGIHMIGPDSPELLQVAAVAVKAKLKKADFDATVALHPSMAEELVLMK, encoded by the coding sequence ATGAGCGATTTCGACCTGTTCGTCATTGGTGCCGGGTCAGGCGGCGTGCGGGCGGCCCGCATCGCGGCAGCGCATGGCGCGAAAGTCGCTGTTGCAGAGGAATATCGGATCGGGGGAACCTGTGTCATTCGCGGCTGCGTTCCGAAAAAACTGCTGGTTTACGGCGCGCATTTTGCCGAGGATCTCAACGATGCCGCCATGTTCGGTTGGGACATCAAGCAGTGTCAGTTCGACTGGCCGGTGCTGCGCGACAATGTGCTGGCCGAGGTGGATAGGCTGGAAGGACTTTATCGCCAGACGCTGACCAATCACGGTGTGACGATCTTCGAAGAACGCGCCGTCCTCACTGGTCCGAAGTCCGTTCGCCTAGCGTCTGGCAGGGAGATCTCGGCAGACCGAATCCTCATTGCCACGGGGGCCCGCCCACACATGCCGGCGATCGACGGGATCGAGCACGCATTAAGCTCGAACGAGGTATTTTTGCTCGATCAGCTGCCGAAGCGAGTTGTGATCGCGGGCGGAGGTTATATCGCCAACGAGTTCGCGGGCATCTTTCACCAGTTCGGAAGCCAAGTGACCATCGTAAATCGCACGGACGTTATCCTGCGCGGTTACGACGAGCAGATTCGCGATCGTCTGCTGCAGATTTCGATAACCAAGGGCATCCAGTTCCGTTTCAACGCAGCATTCGATCGCATTGAGAAGAGGGAAGACGGCTCGCTCAAGCTTTCAATGACTGGTTGCGACGATCTCGACGCAGACGCGGTGCTGTTCGCAACCGGCCGGGTCCCGAACGCGCAAGGCCTCGGTCTCGAGGAGGCCGGCGTGACGCTGGGCGACAATGGCCAGGTCAAGGTAAATGAGCGGGCCCAAACGAACGTCCCGTCGATCTTCGCGATTGGGGATGTCACCGACCGCGTTCAGCTGACCCCGGTCGCGATCCGCGAGGGACAGGCGTTCGCCGACCGCGAGTTCGGCAATATCGATCGTACGGTCGATTATTCGGCGATTCCGAGCGCGGTATTCAGCCACCCACCGCTCGCGGGCGTCGGGCTGACCGAAGGCCAGGCTCGTAACAAGCTAGGCTCGGTGCGAGTCTACACTTCCGACTTCCGGCCGATGAAGAATGTGCTGGCGGGCCGAAACGAGCGATCGCTTTATAAACTCGTCGTGGACGAGGCGACTGACGAGGTGGTCGGGATTCACATGATCGGACCGGATTCGCCGGAACTGCTCCAGGTCGCGGCGGTCGCGGTCAAGGCGAAGCTCAAGAAGGCCGATTTCGACGCTACTGTCGCACTTCATCCGTCGATGGCCGAAGAATTGGTGCTGATGAAGTGA
- a CDS encoding toxic anion resistance protein, which translates to MATQQPTETTTATTTKIKLEPPAALQPISVQEASGLVPLKNEETSELDTKVAKFVEELAALDSNSPDFGKKVDQLTAMGRKEIAEAAGASNRFLDRPVKAIDSDTGIGADLTELRRTVEALDPKEAGRGMTTRKFLGIIPFGNRVNRYFDKYRSSQTHISAILQRLANGKDELLMDNAAIDTERANLWKTMHRLEQMIHISKSLDRQLEDKANELDATEPAKAKAIRESALFYTRQRTTDLLTQMAVTVQGYLALDLVKKNNVELVKGVDRASTTTVAALRTAVTVAQALSNQKLVLEQIGALNTTTAGMIDTTGELLKHQTGAIHEQAASSTIPLETLQRAFQNIYDTMDQIDAFKLAALSNMKQTVETLGTEVEKSKGYIARAEGVAQAKLTNQSSPFEPIESK; encoded by the coding sequence ATGGCGACGCAGCAGCCAACCGAAACGACCACCGCGACGACGACCAAGATCAAGCTTGAGCCGCCGGCCGCGCTTCAGCCAATCTCGGTCCAGGAAGCATCGGGTCTCGTTCCCTTGAAGAATGAGGAGACGAGCGAGCTCGACACCAAAGTCGCGAAGTTCGTCGAAGAGCTTGCGGCCCTCGATTCAAACAGCCCAGACTTCGGCAAGAAGGTCGACCAGCTAACCGCGATGGGACGCAAGGAAATCGCAGAGGCGGCGGGCGCCTCCAACCGCTTTCTCGATCGGCCGGTGAAGGCGATCGACAGCGACACTGGCATTGGCGCCGACCTGACGGAGCTTCGCCGGACGGTAGAGGCGCTCGACCCGAAGGAAGCCGGCAGGGGCATGACTACCCGCAAATTCCTGGGCATCATTCCCTTCGGCAACCGTGTAAACCGGTATTTCGACAAGTACCGGTCGAGCCAAACGCACATCAGCGCGATCCTGCAGCGTCTTGCCAATGGCAAGGACGAACTACTGATGGACAACGCCGCCATCGACACCGAGCGGGCCAATTTGTGGAAGACCATGCACCGGCTGGAGCAGATGATCCACATCTCCAAGAGCCTCGACCGGCAGCTTGAGGACAAGGCCAACGAGCTTGACGCAACAGAGCCGGCGAAGGCCAAGGCGATCCGCGAGAGTGCTCTTTTCTATACGCGCCAGCGAACGACCGACCTGCTCACGCAAATGGCGGTGACGGTTCAGGGCTATCTCGCCCTGGACCTGGTCAAGAAGAACAATGTCGAGCTGGTGAAGGGCGTAGACCGCGCCTCGACCACCACTGTCGCGGCGCTTCGGACTGCGGTGACCGTCGCCCAGGCGCTTTCGAACCAGAAACTGGTGCTCGAACAGATTGGCGCGCTCAACACGACGACCGCCGGAATGATCGATACGACCGGCGAGCTCCTCAAGCACCAGACGGGTGCGATCCACGAGCAGGCGGCGTCGAGTACCATCCCTCTCGAAACGCTACAGCGCGCATTCCAGAACATCTATGACACGATGGACCAGATCGACGCGTTCAAGCTCGCAGCGCTGAGCAACATGAAGCAGACCGTCGAAACGCTCGGCACCGAAGTCGAGAAATCGAAGGGCTATATTGCCCGCGCGGAAGGCGTGGCACAGGCCAAGCTGACCAACCAGAGTTCCCCGTTCGAGCCCATTGAGAGCAAATGA